The genomic region ACTGATGTCTTTATAAGGACCAAGTAAAAACCAGAAAACTAGCCCCGTATATGTCACACACAGGCCTCTTAgctcaaaacaaacagaaacatgaaatacaAACGTTATTTTTTGCTGTCATCTCACAGCAGCTGGAACTGTATTGAGGCGTTTTCATGATCACATGGATGTCAAATGTCCGCTGGGGATGAAAACATCAAAACCAAAGTTTAAATCGGCAGGTACACCGTACCGAGgaccaaaactaaaaggcaCAGGTCTAGTTTTGTCCCTGCGGCCATCATACATCTTAATAAGAACTAGTGATCCCTTGACGATGGTTGTGGTgttgatgatgacgatggtgatgatgacaatgatgatatgatgatgagAGCCACTTATGCACTTTATGCCATGCACTTTGAGGGTAGATATAGGTACATATTAAATGCACTTTATGAggcagcatggaatgatgatggggatgatgacGAATTGTGtagctattttactgttttttattttcttgtattgttttgtatgaatgtctctcactgcgagccaaatttacctgcaggtacaaataaagaaatctaatctaatctaaatgcTGTATTTCCACAGCAGAGCGAAGTACTGTTGAGCGAAGAACAGAACAGCGTTGTCGTGTTTGGACTCGaaccacatctttttttttttttcctttgcaaaACACTTTgtaagaagacagagagagagttaggTGTAAACGTCATGAAGGAAGCATCAGACATTCATAATCAAATACACAATGTGAATTACTCATACCGCCGTTATTCTCTGGCTCTTGGCTGTGtactgaacaaaaacacaaacagtacaACAGTAAAGCAAACAGTCCTGTGGAGCAGTGaagtaaacattttaaaggGTTGCGGCCTGTCCTCGGGGCACGAGCGTTGGCTTTAAACAGCGTGAAACCGACCGTCTGACAgtcagaaaggaggaagaacgaCGACGACGACTGTCTGTGGTGAGTTCATGTGTCTGGGTGTGTTTTAGGAGATCAGAGCTGGACCACAAACATCTGAACTCTGTGGACTTTATAACTGAGTTTAAACACAGGAGCTTGGGTTAGCattaacattagcattagcgTTGGAGCTGATTGACAGTAATGCTGCTGTTTCCTCATCAGTGTAGATAGGAAGTTTGAATCCAGCAAAGGAATGGCGGAGTCTGACgggtcgtccaccaatcagaaggaCAGTGGTAGTTCCTCAGAGCAGAAATAAGCAATAAGCAAGATGTTGAACCAGAACAAATTCTAGTTCAAGCGTGCATCAAGGAGCAATCCAATAAGGGACTTgggatgtgtgagtgtgaatggatGAGCAGAGGACGCTTTGAATCGTTCCTAATGAGCAGGTTGGCTTTGTGCATGGCGGCCTCTGCTATCAGGGTGTTGTAGAGCACTTTGATTGGTTGAGAAGACTAGAAAgttcatttaccatttaaaactGCTAGTAAGAGATCTAATTTCAGCATGTAAGTACATTGAATGGTTATTAGATCATTAATAGCGTCAAAAACAGGTTTCCAGCTCATGTCGAAAGATTTCCAAAAAGAAAATTGGTGAGAAATGCAGCAGAGACTACTTCTTGTGAAAACCAGGAGTTTAAGAGGTTAAGCTAAGAAAGTGACACAAACTGAAGCTTTAAATGCCGATCAAAGTGTCTTAACTCTTACAGGCAGCTAATATTCATGATTATTTTTACcccttcttgtctttttaaataCCGCCTATGTtgtcttgtgtttcttttccatttctACATCATAtaggctgcaactaacaattatttatgATTATCGATTCTTGATCATTTAAGTTtaggaaaattatgaaaaatgtttatcaTTGTTTTTCAAAGCCCAAGGTGATGTTCTTAAATGTCTTATTGTCTTCAAAagtcaaagatattcagtttattgtcatagAAGACTACAgcaaccagaaaatattcatatttaagaagctggaatcagacaATTTGGACACTTGGCAGCTGTCTTTTTATGGTGTACAGAACTTAAAATCACTTTGTTATTGAAAGTAACAAGTTGTTTGATTTGTGGATTATGTTGTTTTAAACATCTCCTCACTGACTGTGTCACATTTCCAGGTGATATTGTAGCAGTGAGACTTGCTGAGCCATGCGTCCAGCTGTGGTAACTCCAGCGCTGCTGCTGGTGGTTCTGCTGTGTGTCGACAACACTGAGCAGACCAGCGGTGAGAACTCCTATAAACACATTATATCACAGCAAAGTTAATTCAACACTGTattaagtacattttattccatttcagctggaaatatgaacattttactTGAcgacaatacatttattttacagctgtggttactttttatttttcagatctCAGATTTAACCAGTGCTTCTCCTTGTTATGTTTTAGATGTCGCTAATTTGTACAGACAATAAGTACAGAGGTGATATGTAACTGAGTACATTTACTCCAGTACTGTATTAAagaacagttagaggtacttgtactttactgtagtacagtttgaggtactagtactttactccagtacagtttgaggtacttgtactttactgtagtacagttagaggtacttgtactttactgtagtacagtttgaggtacttgtactttactgtagtacagtttgaggtacttgtactttactccagtacagtttgaggtactagtactttactgtagtacagttagaggtactagtcctttactgtagtacagttggaggtactagtactttactgtagtatttccatgtgaggtactttctactccactacatttattgaacagctttagttacttttcagatgcagatttgacacaatggaaaatataacaagcttttaaaatacaactcattgttaaagatgaaaccagtcagcagtgtgtagtcggctcacatttcagatgtctatgagttgttaacagctccaccaaatactgattcttccctctaaacttctcacatgctttcatttcaataaatgttcaaatgatccaatatttcagcaaaaatcaaagattagagaaaaagatccaaaaaactgaaaacacatttgtgtatcagaacttagtcttttcttctttcccattaatcatgtGGTGTTTTATacagatgagaaaaaaatggagaCCATGTGTGGAAGATATGCACTGAGGTATTGCGGTAACGGATGGTACCGGCTGGATCAGGATCGCTGCATGAAATTTTTCTCACATCCAAAAACCTTCGAGAAGGCCGAGgtgatacaaacacacacacaggcgtcACCGTTCACACTCGTCTTGTGCTGACAGTCACGGTGAAGACTCATCCTTGTTCACGTTTCAGGAACACTGCAACGACGTTGGCAACCACCTGGTGTCCATTCACGACGAAGAGCAGAGGATCCGTTTGGACTGCCTCGCCTGGAACCGTAAGAAGGCACTGCAACCTTTTTGGATTGGAGCCAAAAGTCGCAGGGTAAGAAATAAACACCTCGATGTGACCGAACGACTAAACTGATGATGTGGAATGGGTGAATATTCATCTCAATGATCACAAGAATCCAACGCAATTAGAAGAAACCCAAACTTTACTATTTATCTGGTGCTAGCAGGTGGTtggtttagcttagcatagagactggaaacagctagcatGCCTCtatccaaaggtaacaaaaccCATCTAGCACCTTTGGAGCCAGGGAAGGGGATTGATTTATTATGTGTGGATATGAAAAATATTAACTCATTGGACCCCCAAAAAGGCCACCAAAAAATATGCAACAGCTTCGTATGCTTCTTCAGAAAACATTGTACCACTAGCTTTACCTAACAGACGCTGCAGATTATAATTTTAGGCAGTAATGGACCTGAAACTGTAGAAGAAGAGTGACTCTTGTGGTTTAACTCAAACTGGATTGAGTTCAGTCGGTTTTGGAAATGTGACTGACCCCTCTCATAAAAGACTGAGAAGCATAAAAGCAAGAACAGCACGAACCCCCAAGCTGTACGACTTTTTAATAACCAATAGTTTTATGTATGATCTCCCTCAGCAGGTGCCTTAGTACTGTTTCTCTatgttctatttattttattatatttatcttattgATGTACTTCATTTATCTTGGAAAAAAAATTCCAATCGACTATGCCG from Scomber japonicus isolate fScoJap1 chromosome 22, fScoJap1.pri, whole genome shotgun sequence harbors:
- the si:dkeyp-75b4.10 gene encoding C-type isolectin Sp-CL4, whose protein sequence is MRPAVVTPALLLVVLLCVDNTEQTSDEKKMETMCGRYALRYCGNGWYRLDQDRCMKFFSHPKTFEKAEEHCNDVGNHLVSIHDEEQRIRLDCLAWNRKKALQPFWIGAKSRREKFEYTDGSYFDYTSWHYKVSNYFLDKYSCTLSNYKAWGAWGFAGCTHRYMYVCTKHA